In a single window of the Streptacidiphilus sp. P02-A3a genome:
- a CDS encoding VOC family protein has product MPEVTAPYAPGTPCWVDLMVPDQQAALDFYRDLFGWQGEIGPPETGGYSVCTRNGRPVAGIGPVQAPDAPTVWTTYIASDDAPATLSAVTAAGGTPLTEVMDVLTLGQMFLAADPAGAVFGVWGHKDFFGAGLVNEPGALVWNECNSRGADAASVFYAAAFGVTFTEAEGMGGYREIRVDGRVVGGLQQMKPPYFTPETPSYWGVYFAVDDTDSTVDAAVKRRADVLVPPTDSPVGRIATLRDPWGATFSVITPSAQG; this is encoded by the coding sequence ATGCCCGAGGTCACCGCACCCTACGCGCCCGGCACCCCCTGTTGGGTCGACCTGATGGTCCCCGATCAGCAGGCTGCCCTCGACTTCTACCGCGACCTGTTCGGCTGGCAGGGCGAGATCGGTCCGCCGGAGACCGGCGGGTACTCCGTGTGCACCAGGAACGGGCGGCCGGTGGCCGGGATCGGCCCGGTGCAGGCGCCGGACGCGCCCACCGTGTGGACCACCTACATCGCCAGCGACGACGCCCCGGCCACCCTCTCGGCGGTCACCGCCGCCGGCGGCACGCCGTTGACCGAGGTCATGGACGTGCTCACGCTCGGCCAGATGTTCCTGGCGGCGGACCCGGCCGGGGCGGTCTTCGGGGTCTGGGGCCACAAGGACTTCTTCGGCGCGGGCCTGGTCAACGAGCCCGGCGCGCTGGTCTGGAACGAGTGCAACTCCCGCGGGGCCGACGCCGCCTCGGTGTTCTACGCCGCCGCCTTCGGGGTGACCTTCACCGAGGCCGAGGGCATGGGCGGCTACCGGGAGATCCGGGTCGACGGCCGGGTCGTCGGCGGCCTGCAACAGATGAAGCCGCCCTACTTCACCCCGGAGACGCCCTCGTACTGGGGCGTGTACTTCGCGGTGGACGACACCGACAGCACGGTGGACGCGGCGGTCAAGCGCCGGGCCGACGTGCTGGTGCCGCCGACCGACAGCCCGGTCGGCCGGATCGCCACCCTGCGTGACCCCTGGGGCGCGACCTTCTCGGTGATCACCCCGAGCGCGCAGGGCTGA
- a CDS encoding catalase: protein MSLTLTTESGAPVADNQNSAQAGVGGPVLIQDQQLIEKLARFNRERIPERVVHARGSGAYGYFEVTDDVTPFTRADFLDTVGKRTEVFLRFSTVAGNLGAGDAVRDPRGFALKFYTEEGNYDLVGNNTPVFFIKDPIKFPDFIHSQKRDPFTGIQEADNVWDYWSYSPESLHQITWLFGDRGIPASYRHMNGYGSHTYQWVAADGAAYWVKYHFKTNQGVRSLDGAQAAELAGNDPDSHQRDLHRSIERGVFPSWTVHVQLMPVADAADYRFNPFDLTKVWPHSDYPLRKVGRLVLNRNPENVFAEVEQAAFSPNNFVPGIGPSPDKMLQGRLFAYADAHRYRLGVNHTQLAVNAPKATEAHNYGRDGLGAVNAAGRAKNYEPNSYQGPRQTDQALAAPTAVLGWTGTHSAPEHAKDDDFFQAGELYRLMSADERGRLIANLAGALGAVTRDDVVDRVLPFFHAADADYGKRLQAAVEAVRNAEQA from the coding sequence ATGTCTCTCACCCTCACCACCGAGTCGGGCGCGCCAGTCGCCGACAACCAGAACTCCGCGCAGGCCGGTGTCGGCGGCCCGGTCCTGATCCAGGACCAGCAGCTGATCGAGAAGCTCGCCCGCTTCAACCGCGAGCGCATCCCGGAGCGCGTGGTCCACGCCCGTGGCTCCGGCGCGTACGGCTACTTCGAGGTCACCGACGACGTCACCCCGTTCACCCGGGCCGACTTCCTGGACACCGTGGGCAAGCGCACCGAGGTCTTCCTGCGCTTCTCCACCGTCGCGGGCAACCTGGGCGCGGGCGACGCGGTGCGCGACCCGCGCGGCTTCGCGCTGAAGTTCTACACCGAGGAGGGCAACTACGACCTCGTCGGCAACAACACCCCGGTGTTCTTCATCAAGGACCCGATCAAGTTCCCCGACTTCATCCACTCCCAGAAGCGCGACCCGTTCACCGGGATCCAGGAGGCGGACAACGTCTGGGACTACTGGTCCTACTCGCCGGAGTCGCTGCACCAGATCACCTGGCTGTTCGGCGACCGGGGGATCCCGGCCAGCTACCGCCACATGAACGGCTACGGCTCGCACACCTACCAGTGGGTCGCCGCCGACGGCGCCGCCTACTGGGTCAAGTACCACTTCAAGACCAACCAGGGCGTCCGCAGCCTGGACGGCGCCCAGGCGGCCGAGCTCGCGGGCAACGACCCCGACAGCCACCAGCGCGACCTGCACCGCTCGATCGAGCGCGGGGTCTTCCCGTCCTGGACGGTGCACGTGCAGCTGATGCCGGTGGCCGACGCCGCCGACTACCGGTTCAACCCGTTCGACCTGACCAAGGTGTGGCCGCACAGCGACTACCCGCTGCGGAAGGTCGGCCGCCTGGTGCTGAACCGCAACCCGGAGAACGTCTTCGCCGAGGTCGAGCAGGCCGCGTTCTCGCCGAACAACTTCGTCCCCGGCATCGGCCCCTCGCCCGACAAGATGCTCCAGGGGCGGCTGTTCGCCTACGCCGACGCGCACCGCTACCGCCTGGGCGTCAACCACACCCAGCTCGCGGTCAACGCCCCGAAGGCGACCGAGGCGCACAACTACGGCCGGGACGGCCTCGGCGCGGTGAACGCGGCGGGCCGGGCCAAGAACTACGAGCCCAACTCGTACCAGGGCCCGCGCCAGACCGACCAGGCGCTGGCGGCGCCGACGGCGGTGCTCGGCTGGACCGGCACCCACAGCGCGCCCGAGCACGCCAAGGACGACGACTTCTTCCAGGCCGGTGAGCTCTACCGGCTGATGTCGGCGGACGAGCGGGGCCGGCTGATCGCGAACCTGGCCGGTGCCCTCGGCGCGGTCACCCGCGACGACGTCGTCGACCGGGTGCTGCCGTTCTTCCACGCGGCGGACGCCGACTACGGCAAGCGCCTGCAGGCGGCGGTCGAGGCCGTCCGCAACGCCGAACAGGCGTAG